A single window of Halobacterium jilantaiense DNA harbors:
- the serS gene encoding serine--tRNA ligase yields MLSRQFVREHPDDVRDALDKKGVDADLDRILEVDEEWRELKARGDELRHERNEVSSKIGELKQAGEEAEAQDAIERSQELKDELETVEARADELEAELEERLLTLPMVPDDDVPVGASEDENVERRREGFDDLRDLPDSVVPHYDLGEEMDILDFERGAKVSGGGFYFAKGAGARLEHALVQFMLEVHREQGYEDVFPPIPVNSQSMEGTGQFPKFVEDAYRIGGENDAEYADDDLWLLPTAEVPVTNMYRDEILLDDDLPLKHQAYSPNFRREAGEHGTETRGIVRVHQFNKVELVNFVRPEDSEERFHGLVDEAEEVLRRLDLPYRILEMCTGDLGFTQAKKYDIEVWAPGDDMDDGPEEGGRWLEVSSVSNFEDFQARRAGIRYRPERHESAEHLHTLNGSGVAVPRVLVAILEYYQNEDGTVDVPEPLQPYMNGQEVIEGSRKVGESALGDGEREA; encoded by the coding sequence ATGCTGTCCCGACAGTTCGTCCGCGAGCACCCCGACGACGTGCGGGACGCCCTCGACAAGAAGGGCGTCGACGCGGACCTCGACCGGATTCTGGAGGTCGACGAGGAGTGGCGCGAACTCAAAGCGCGCGGCGACGAGCTGCGCCACGAGCGCAACGAGGTGTCCTCGAAGATCGGCGAGCTGAAGCAAGCCGGCGAGGAGGCGGAAGCCCAGGACGCTATCGAGCGCTCGCAGGAACTCAAGGACGAACTGGAGACCGTCGAGGCCCGCGCCGACGAACTGGAGGCCGAACTCGAGGAACGGCTCCTGACGCTTCCGATGGTGCCCGACGACGACGTGCCGGTCGGGGCCAGCGAGGACGAGAACGTGGAGCGCCGCCGCGAGGGTTTCGACGACCTCCGCGACCTCCCCGACTCGGTCGTCCCGCACTACGACCTCGGTGAGGAGATGGACATTCTCGACTTCGAGCGCGGCGCGAAGGTCTCGGGCGGCGGCTTCTACTTCGCGAAGGGAGCCGGTGCCCGCCTCGAACACGCGCTCGTCCAGTTCATGCTGGAGGTCCACCGCGAGCAGGGCTACGAGGACGTCTTCCCGCCGATTCCCGTGAACTCGCAGTCGATGGAGGGCACCGGCCAGTTCCCGAAGTTCGTCGAGGACGCCTACCGAATCGGTGGCGAGAACGACGCGGAGTACGCCGACGACGACCTCTGGCTGCTGCCGACGGCGGAGGTCCCGGTGACCAACATGTACCGCGACGAGATTCTGCTGGACGACGACCTCCCGCTGAAACACCAGGCGTACTCGCCGAACTTCCGCCGGGAGGCCGGTGAGCACGGCACCGAGACCCGGGGCATCGTGCGCGTCCACCAGTTCAACAAGGTCGAGCTCGTGAACTTCGTGCGCCCCGAGGACTCCGAGGAGCGCTTCCACGGGCTCGTCGACGAGGCCGAAGAGGTACTGCGCCGCCTCGACCTCCCGTACCGAATTCTGGAGATGTGTACGGGCGACCTCGGGTTCACGCAGGCGAAGAAGTACGACATCGAGGTGTGGGCTCCCGGCGACGACATGGACGATGGCCCCGAGGAGGGCGGCCGCTGGCTCGAAGTCTCGTCGGTGTCGAACTTCGAGGACTTCCAGGCGCGCCGTGCTGGCATCCGGTACCGGCCGGAGCGACACGAGTCGGCCGAACACCTCCACACTCTGAACGGGTCGGGCGTCGCGGTGCCCCGCGTGCTCGTCGCTATTCTGGAGTACTACCAGAACGAGGACGGCACCGTCGACGTGCCCGAGCCCCTCCAGCCGTACATGAACGGCCAAGAGGTCATCGAGGGGTCGCGGAAGGTCGGGGAGTCGGCGCTCGGGGACGGGGAACGCGAGGCCTGA
- a CDS encoding MBL fold metallo-hydrolase, translating into MSPGDVFDVESCPGVSYVDTGMYDTAEYGSVYVIDADRPAIVDTGIGTNHERILDALDEQGIERSDLEAILVTHVHLDHAGGAGYLAAACPNADVYVHEVGARHLVDPGRLVEGTKEAVGDQWQYYVEPEPVPEDRIVELTDGDTVDLGSRELTAHHAPGHAPHQVVFEDHSCDAVFTADAAGIWIPEQDRVRETSPPPNFDLEQCIDDAELLRRLDPDTLLYAHFGPGPDDTDAVLKQYEQVLRDWVEAVEAEVVERGSEEAAIDHFSATTEVQYVWGEHKAEAETAMNVRGVLHYLKNRGA; encoded by the coding sequence ATGAGTCCTGGCGACGTCTTCGACGTCGAGTCCTGCCCCGGTGTCTCCTACGTGGACACCGGCATGTACGACACGGCCGAGTACGGTTCGGTGTACGTCATCGACGCCGACCGCCCCGCCATCGTGGACACGGGCATCGGCACGAACCACGAGCGCATCCTCGACGCCCTCGACGAGCAGGGCATCGAGCGCTCGGACCTCGAAGCGATTCTCGTCACCCACGTCCACCTCGACCACGCCGGCGGCGCGGGCTACCTCGCGGCGGCGTGCCCGAACGCGGACGTCTACGTCCACGAGGTCGGAGCGCGCCACCTCGTCGACCCCGGCCGGCTCGTCGAGGGGACGAAGGAAGCGGTCGGCGACCAGTGGCAGTACTACGTCGAGCCGGAGCCCGTCCCCGAGGACCGAATCGTCGAACTCACCGACGGCGACACGGTGGACCTGGGGAGCCGGGAGCTGACGGCCCACCACGCGCCCGGCCACGCCCCCCACCAGGTCGTCTTCGAGGACCACTCCTGTGACGCCGTGTTCACGGCCGACGCGGCCGGCATCTGGATTCCCGAACAGGACCGGGTGCGGGAGACGAGTCCGCCGCCGAACTTCGACCTCGAACAGTGCATCGACGACGCGGAACTGCTCCGCCGGCTGGACCCCGACACGCTGCTGTACGCGCACTTCGGCCCCGGCCCGGACGACACGGACGCGGTGCTGAAGCAGTACGAGCAGGTGCTGCGGGACTGGGTCGAGGCCGTGGAAGCCGAAGTCGTCGAGCGCGGCAGCGAGGAGGCCGCCATCGACCACTTCTCCGCGACGACCGAGGTGCAGTACGTCTGGGGCGAGCACAAGGCCGAGGCGGAAACTGCGATGAACGTTCGTGGAGTTCTCCATTACCTTAAGAACAGGGGTGCGTAG
- a CDS encoding AMP-dependent synthetase/ligase, which translates to MTFSEAESEYTDDTIARQTLPRTFETAAARHADSAAQSYKGDVYERTLTPDVVEPAPPDDFETLTYGELRDIVRNLAAGFRDLGVEAGDRVGIFSHTRMEWAQADFGILAAGGAVTTVYASSSPRQVRHLLGDSGAVGVVVENAEMLDRVRAVEDDLDIEFVVTMDRVADDDAIPLSDVYERGRETFDRDTYEGWIDDRDYGDIASLIYTSGTTGKPKGAALSHENFRENVNQCRKRFGPRPDRGGAPAITNETRHLSFLPLAHVLERLAGHFLLFASGAEVCYAESPDTLREDFGLFEPSTATSVPRVYEKLYDAIREQASESPVKERIFEWATDVGRDFHETDDPGLALRAKRTVADKLVFGQVKDALGGNIDFFISGGGSLSADLCALYHGMDIPILEGYGLTETSPVLAVNPYENPQVGTIGPALPDTELVVDESVASPEQRERHDGDVGELLARGPQVFDGYWDLPDATEEAFVEYEGKEWFRTGDVVEIREDGYVQFLERAKQLLTLSTGKNVAPGPIEDAFAASPLVEQAMVVGDSQKFISAIVVPNFDGVRKWADQAGVDIPDDPDAVCRDDRVYDRIQEEVDDVNENFETYEQIKQFRLVATEFTEDNDLLTPTMKKKRRNILDKFADTVGDMYAE; encoded by the coding sequence ATGACCTTCAGCGAAGCCGAGTCCGAGTACACGGACGACACCATCGCTCGGCAGACACTCCCACGCACGTTCGAGACGGCGGCCGCCCGGCACGCCGACAGCGCCGCACAGAGCTACAAGGGCGACGTCTACGAGCGGACACTCACACCGGACGTCGTCGAACCCGCGCCGCCGGACGATTTCGAGACACTGACGTACGGCGAACTCCGCGACATCGTCCGGAATCTCGCCGCCGGCTTCCGCGACCTCGGCGTCGAGGCCGGCGACCGCGTCGGCATCTTCTCGCACACCCGCATGGAGTGGGCGCAGGCCGACTTCGGCATACTCGCCGCCGGTGGTGCCGTCACCACCGTCTACGCCAGCTCCAGCCCCCGACAGGTGCGACACCTCCTCGGCGACAGCGGTGCCGTCGGCGTCGTCGTCGAGAACGCGGAGATGCTCGACCGAGTGCGGGCGGTCGAAGACGACCTCGACATCGAGTTCGTCGTCACGATGGACCGCGTCGCGGACGACGACGCCATCCCGCTGTCGGACGTCTACGAGCGCGGCCGCGAGACGTTCGACCGCGACACCTACGAGGGCTGGATCGACGACCGCGACTACGGCGACATCGCGAGCCTCATCTACACCTCCGGTACCACCGGGAAGCCGAAGGGTGCCGCGCTCAGCCACGAGAACTTCCGGGAGAACGTCAACCAGTGCCGCAAACGCTTCGGGCCGCGGCCCGACCGCGGCGGCGCGCCCGCCATCACGAACGAGACCCGCCACCTCTCCTTCCTCCCGCTCGCGCACGTCCTCGAACGGCTCGCGGGACACTTCCTGCTGTTCGCGTCCGGGGCGGAGGTGTGTTACGCCGAATCACCGGACACGCTCCGCGAGGACTTCGGGCTGTTCGAGCCGTCCACTGCGACCAGCGTCCCCCGGGTGTACGAGAAGCTCTACGACGCCATCCGCGAACAGGCCTCGGAGTCACCGGTCAAAGAACGCATCTTCGAGTGGGCGACCGACGTCGGCCGCGACTTCCACGAGACCGACGACCCCGGACTCGCCCTGCGTGCGAAACGCACCGTCGCGGACAAACTCGTCTTCGGCCAGGTGAAAGACGCCCTCGGCGGCAACATCGACTTCTTCATCTCCGGCGGCGGGTCGCTGTCCGCAGACCTCTGTGCGCTCTACCACGGCATGGACATCCCGATTCTTGAGGGGTACGGGCTCACGGAGACCAGCCCCGTACTCGCGGTCAATCCCTACGAGAACCCCCAGGTCGGGACCATCGGCCCGGCGCTCCCGGACACCGAACTGGTCGTCGACGAGTCCGTCGCCAGCCCGGAGCAGCGCGAGCGCCACGACGGAGACGTCGGTGAACTGCTCGCCCGCGGCCCCCAGGTGTTCGACGGCTACTGGGACCTCCCGGACGCCACCGAGGAGGCGTTCGTCGAGTACGAGGGCAAAGAGTGGTTCCGAACCGGCGACGTCGTCGAGATTCGCGAGGACGGCTATGTCCAGTTCCTCGAACGCGCGAAGCAGCTGCTCACGCTCTCGACGGGCAAGAACGTCGCGCCCGGCCCCATCGAGGACGCGTTCGCCGCCAGCCCGCTCGTCGAACAGGCGATGGTCGTCGGCGACAGCCAGAAGTTCATCTCCGCTATCGTCGTCCCGAACTTCGACGGCGTCCGCAAGTGGGCCGACCAGGCGGGCGTCGACATCCCCGACGACCCGGACGCCGTCTGCCGGGACGACCGCGTCTACGACCGCATCCAGGAGGAAGTCGACGACGTCAACGAGAACTTCGAGACGTACGAGCAGATCAAACAGTTCCGGCTCGTCGCCACGGAGTTCACGGAGGACAACGACCTCCTGACGCCCACGATGAAGAAGAAGCGCCGGAACATCCTCGACAAGTTCGCCGACACCGTCGGCGACATGTACGCCGAGTAA